The segment TAAAATGATGTAAAAACAAAGTCGTTAAGACGACATCATAATCTAGTTTTTTAAACTCTTGAGAAAAAATATCAATAGTTCTAAATGTAATGTCTTCATAATCAGCTGATGATGCGATGGCGTAATCTATAGTATGTTGATTTGCATCAATACCTACTAATTGAAATTGGAATCCATTTCGTTTCCCGTAGAGTGACACCTCTCTTAGAATGTCACCTCCACCGCAGCCCAAATCTACTATGGTTATAGGTTGAGATTTATCGTGATGTAATAAGACTTTTTGAAGCCCTTTAATGGTCACTTTATTTCCACCTAACCACTGGTTAATTTTAGCTAGTTTATCTAAAGCATCATGTAGAATTGGACCACTATAATTCAAATCGTCCATAATCTCCTCTTTTTCGCTC is part of the Formosa sp. Hel1_31_208 genome and harbors:
- a CDS encoding methyltransferase domain-containing protein, coding for MSLLVSTKYRSEKEEIMDDLNYSGPILHDALDKLAKINQWLGGNKVTIKGLQKVLLHHDKSQPITIVDLGCGGGDILREVSLYGKRNGFQFQLVGIDANQHTIDYAIASSADYEDITFRTIDIFSQEFKKLDYDVVLTTLFLHHFKEVELVSFLKPVLKKARYGIVVNDLHRHKLAYYLFKLLSLTIRNRTIVEDGLTSVLRGFKRQELMAISKELKTNYQIRWKWAFRFQWILNQKNI